From Salinirubrum litoreum, one genomic window encodes:
- a CDS encoding NADP-dependent malic enzyme, translated as MTLEDESREYHRRSPSGKVEISTTKPTSTQRDLSLAYSPGVATPCRDIAEDQSLAYEYTTKGNLVGVVSNGSAVLGLGDIGPAASKPVMEGKGVLFKRFADIDVFDIELDLADPGAFTEAVAAMEPTFGGINLEDIRTPDCFSIEAALRDRLDIPVFHDDQHGTAIISGAALLNAVDLVDKSLGEVHVAFAGAGAAATATARFYTSLGVPREQITMCDVDGILSASRADAGELNEFTEPFALGVEDGDLADAIDGADVFVGLSVGGIVSQEMVQSMAADPIIFAMANPDPEISYDDARAARDDTVIVATGRSDYPNQVNNVLGFPFIFRGALDVRATDINEEMKRAAAEALADLARTDVPDSVVKAYGDGPLRFGTEYLIPKPLDSRILYEVTPAVAEAAMDSGVARRSVDLDSYREELEARLGTSRELIRVVLNKATSDPKRVVFAEGEDEKILRAASRLVEEGIADPVLVGRSEQILGTIDELGLDFDPVVADPADGEWSHYVEYLYERRQRNGLTRSAAAELVEQDRNYFASVMVATGDADAMLTGLTNHYPTALRPPLQVVGTAPETDYAAGVYLLTVGNRVVFCADATVNLDPDAEVLAEVTKHTADLARRFDVEPRAALLSYSDFGSVDTEGVEKPRHAVRTLREDPAVDFPVDGEMQADTALVAEMLTDTYDFTDLDAPANVLVFPNLEAGNIGYKLLQRLGGAETIGPMLVGMDKPVHVLQRGDEVQDIVSLAGVAVVDAQNR; from the coding sequence ATGACGCTCGAAGACGAGTCGCGTGAGTATCACCGACGGTCACCCTCGGGAAAAGTAGAGATATCGACGACGAAGCCGACCAGCACCCAGCGAGACCTCTCGTTGGCGTACTCACCGGGAGTCGCTACCCCGTGTCGCGACATCGCCGAGGACCAGTCGCTCGCGTACGAGTACACCACGAAGGGGAATCTCGTCGGTGTCGTCTCGAACGGCTCGGCCGTGTTGGGGCTCGGTGATATCGGCCCGGCGGCCTCGAAACCTGTCATGGAGGGGAAAGGGGTTCTGTTCAAGCGGTTCGCCGACATCGACGTGTTCGACATCGAACTCGACCTCGCAGACCCGGGCGCGTTCACCGAGGCGGTCGCGGCGATGGAACCGACGTTCGGCGGGATCAACCTCGAAGACATCCGAACGCCCGACTGCTTCAGTATCGAAGCCGCCCTTCGCGACCGACTGGACATCCCGGTCTTTCACGACGACCAGCACGGGACGGCGATCATCTCCGGGGCGGCCCTCCTTAATGCCGTCGACCTCGTGGACAAATCGCTCGGTGAGGTCCATGTCGCGTTCGCGGGCGCGGGTGCTGCTGCGACCGCGACGGCGAGATTCTACACCTCACTCGGCGTCCCTCGCGAACAGATCACGATGTGTGACGTCGACGGGATCCTCTCGGCCTCACGCGCCGATGCGGGCGAACTGAACGAGTTCACCGAGCCGTTCGCCCTCGGCGTCGAGGACGGCGACCTCGCGGACGCGATAGACGGGGCGGACGTGTTCGTCGGCCTCTCGGTGGGTGGTATCGTGAGCCAAGAGATGGTCCAATCGATGGCCGCCGACCCGATCATCTTCGCGATGGCGAACCCCGATCCGGAGATCAGCTACGACGACGCGAGAGCCGCCCGCGACGATACGGTCATCGTAGCTACGGGACGGTCGGACTATCCGAACCAGGTGAACAACGTGCTCGGCTTCCCGTTCATCTTCCGTGGGGCGCTCGACGTCCGCGCGACCGACATCAACGAGGAGATGAAACGTGCCGCCGCCGAGGCACTCGCCGACCTCGCTCGGACGGACGTGCCCGATTCGGTCGTGAAGGCCTACGGCGACGGACCACTACGGTTCGGGACCGAGTACCTGATCCCGAAACCCCTCGACTCGCGCATCCTCTACGAGGTGACGCCGGCAGTCGCGGAGGCTGCGATGGACAGCGGCGTCGCTCGGAGATCGGTCGATCTCGACAGCTACCGTGAGGAACTCGAAGCACGCCTCGGCACGTCGCGTGAACTGATACGCGTGGTACTGAACAAGGCGACGTCCGACCCGAAACGGGTCGTCTTCGCCGAGGGTGAAGACGAGAAGATACTCCGGGCGGCGAGCCGACTCGTCGAAGAGGGGATCGCAGATCCCGTCCTCGTCGGGCGATCCGAGCAGATCCTCGGGACGATCGACGAACTCGGTCTCGACTTCGACCCGGTCGTCGCCGACCCGGCAGACGGCGAGTGGAGTCACTACGTCGAGTACCTCTACGAGCGTCGCCAGCGGAACGGTCTGACTCGGTCGGCGGCCGCCGAACTCGTCGAGCAGGATCGGAACTACTTCGCGAGCGTGATGGTCGCGACCGGTGACGCGGACGCGATGTTGACGGGGCTCACGAACCACTACCCTACGGCGCTCCGCCCGCCGTTACAGGTCGTCGGCACGGCACCGGAGACGGACTACGCGGCGGGGGTCTACCTGCTGACCGTCGGGAACCGCGTCGTCTTCTGTGCCGACGCGACGGTCAACCTCGATCCGGACGCGGAGGTGCTCGCCGAGGTGACGAAACACACCGCCGACCTCGCCCGACGGTTCGACGTCGAACCCCGTGCGGCACTCCTCTCGTACTCGGACTTCGGGAGTGTCGACACCGAGGGCGTCGAGAAGCCTCGACACGCGGTCCGAACACTCCGCGAGGACCCGGCGGTCGACTTCCCGGTCGACGGCGAGATGCAGGCCGACACTGCACTCGTCGCGGAGATGCTCACCGACACCTACGACTTCACGGACCTCGACGCCCCGGCGAACGTCCTCGTCTTTCCGAACCTCGAAGCCGGGAACATCGGCTACAAACTGCTCCAGCGACTCGGTGGAGCAGAGACCATCGGACCGATGCTCGTCGGGATGGACAAACCGGTCCACGTCCTTCAGCGAGGCGACGAAGTCCAGGATATCGTCAGTCTCGCTGGTGTCGCCGTCGTCGACGCGCAGAACCGGTGA
- a CDS encoding archaea-specific SMC-related protein — protein MAEQEVVDRGATLEVQNIGGIDETSVSLDPGVNVLSGRNATNRTSFLQALMAAMGGENASLKGDAEEGSVELSMGEQAYRRRLVRQNGTVSTTGDPYLDDPELAELFAFLLESNEARRAVTTGQNLRDLIMRPVDTEEIKTEISRLESERADIDQQIEAIEQRKRDLPDLETELRGLEDEIEETRTELRETESEIEGLDTDVEAKQTEQERLEGKLDELRDARNELEDVRYDIDTERESITSLKQDRSTLQTELEALPEASEDELATLEDRIHTLRDRRRRLDTEISSLQSTVQFNEEMLDGERSDLQQAIEGDDGGSVTDELLPDDDVVCWTCGSEVERSEIETTLEQLRELREGKLSTKRDLSTELDDLKADKDSLEEQQRKRRQYQEQLSDVEAEIEQRQARLESLRDERETLEERIQTLEAEVEDLESEQFDEILDLHKEANRLEYELGRLENDREGVEAEIETIEEQVEALSELQAERDRVAEQVAELRTRVESLEKKAIEAFNEHMDDVLSALDYGNLDRVWIERVQREVRDGRQKSIETFFELHVVRSTASGTTYEDTVDHLSESEREVTGLVFALAGYLVHDVHEKVPFMLLDSLEAIDADRIAELVEYFEVFPDYLVVALLDEDAQALDAAYNRVESI, from the coding sequence CCAACCGAACGTCGTTCCTCCAGGCACTCATGGCCGCGATGGGCGGCGAGAACGCCTCGCTCAAAGGTGACGCCGAGGAGGGCTCCGTCGAGCTATCGATGGGAGAGCAGGCGTACCGGCGGCGGTTGGTCCGGCAGAACGGGACCGTCTCCACGACCGGCGATCCGTATCTCGACGATCCCGAACTGGCGGAACTGTTCGCGTTCCTCTTGGAGTCGAACGAGGCACGGCGGGCCGTCACGACCGGGCAGAACCTCCGCGATCTGATCATGCGGCCGGTCGACACCGAAGAGATCAAGACGGAGATCTCGCGACTCGAATCCGAACGAGCAGACATCGACCAGCAAATCGAGGCGATCGAACAGCGGAAGCGGGACCTCCCGGACCTGGAGACCGAACTGCGCGGTCTCGAAGACGAGATCGAGGAGACGCGCACCGAACTTCGGGAGACGGAGTCGGAGATCGAGGGCCTCGACACCGACGTCGAGGCGAAGCAGACAGAACAGGAGCGACTCGAGGGGAAACTCGACGAACTGCGCGACGCACGCAACGAACTCGAGGACGTGCGGTACGACATCGACACCGAGCGCGAGAGCATCACGTCGCTCAAACAGGACCGATCGACACTCCAGACCGAACTGGAGGCGCTCCCCGAGGCGTCCGAAGACGAACTGGCGACACTCGAAGACCGCATCCACACGCTCCGAGACCGGCGGCGGCGCCTGGACACCGAGATCAGTTCGCTCCAGAGCACGGTCCAGTTCAACGAGGAGATGTTGGACGGCGAGCGATCCGACCTGCAACAGGCCATCGAGGGAGACGACGGCGGGTCGGTGACGGACGAACTGCTCCCGGACGACGACGTCGTCTGCTGGACCTGCGGATCGGAAGTAGAACGCTCGGAGATCGAAACGACACTCGAGCAACTCCGCGAACTGCGCGAGGGGAAACTGAGCACGAAACGGGACCTCTCGACGGAACTCGACGACCTCAAAGCCGACAAGGACTCCCTCGAAGAACAGCAGCGCAAGCGTCGGCAGTACCAGGAGCAACTGTCCGACGTCGAAGCCGAGATCGAGCAGCGACAGGCGCGGCTGGAGAGCCTCCGAGACGAACGCGAGACGCTCGAAGAGCGCATTCAGACGCTCGAAGCGGAGGTCGAGGACCTGGAGTCGGAACAGTTCGACGAGATACTCGACCTCCACAAGGAGGCCAACAGGTTGGAGTACGAACTCGGTCGCCTAGAGAACGACCGGGAGGGCGTCGAGGCCGAAATCGAGACGATCGAAGAACAGGTCGAAGCGCTCTCGGAACTCCAGGCAGAGCGTGACCGGGTGGCCGAACAGGTGGCGGAACTGCGGACGCGGGTCGAGAGCCTCGAGAAGAAGGCGATCGAAGCCTTCAACGAGCACATGGACGACGTGCTCAGTGCGCTCGACTACGGGAACCTCGACCGGGTGTGGATCGAGCGAGTACAGCGCGAAGTCCGTGACGGGCGGCAGAAGTCGATAGAGACGTTCTTCGAGTTGCACGTCGTCCGCTCGACGGCTTCCGGGACGACCTACGAGGACACCGTGGACCACCTCAGCGAGTCGGAGCGCGAAGTGACCGGTCTCGTCTTCGCGCTGGCCGGCTATCTCGTCCACGACGTCCACGAGAAAGTCCCGTTCATGCTCCTGGACTCGCTGGAGGCCATCGACGCCGACCGGATCGCCGAACTCGTCGAGTACTTCGAGGTCTTCCCCGACTACCTCGTCGTGGCCCTCCTCGACGAAGACGCACAGGCACTGGACGCGGCGTACAACCGCGTCGAGTCGATCTGA